DNA sequence from the Neomonachus schauinslandi chromosome 16, ASM220157v2, whole genome shotgun sequence genome:
GGAGCaagtgggagagtgggaggggagggggtgggagaggcaagCAGGGAACAGATTCTGCAGAGCCTTGTGGGCTGGGGTCAAGGGTCAGGTTGTATTCTCTGAGCTATGAGAAGCCAGTGGAGGATTGTCTGTAGAGGTGGTATACGGTCTGATTTCCGTGGAAGACCCCAGCTTTGGGGTGGTGTGTATGTACCTTCAAAACAAAATCAGGAACTGCCATCTCAGAATTTGGCATCCACCCACTGGCATGTTTGGGGCCAACATGGTCCCCAGTTCAGCACTTTGGATAACACTCCACCCACCTTCCTTCACTTGTAACCCCTTCATTTGGTAGAGAAGTATTTATCAATGCCAATGCTAtgcttgtttttcaaaattgagaGCTCTAAACCCAAGGAACAGGTACACTAGGTGAGAGAGGGCCTAGGATCATCTAAGCGGAATGTTTGAGTATCTCTTCTGTGCCTGGCCCTGTGCTGGACACTGAAGACCCAGGAGCGACCAAAACAGACTCAGtttctgccctcctggagctgagGGCAATCGCAGCCCTATTGCTGTTCAGGAGACTGGGAGCCCAGCAGAgctgcctgcccctgccccgaGGTTCCCTCTGAACTAATAAGGGACACTTCTTAGTTCAGAGTCTTTAGGTAGCAAGTGACAGGAACTCAGCTTCCCTGGATTAAGCATCAAAAGTGGGCACTGTTGGCTCATACATCTGGGATGCAGACAATTAAGGGTAAAGCTACAAAGAATTTGGCCTTAGAGACCGGAACCACCCAGACACTTTAGTCActcatttctctgtttctcccaGTTCAGATTCATCCTCTTCAACATGTGGTGGGGAAAATGGCCATGTATTTACAGACACATATTTGATGCTTCTAGCACCATAACCCCAAAGGTAAAATGGcaaaatctcctccagtcctcaatgagaaaaaaatcagggaagGGCTCTGATTGGCCTGACTGGAGTCACATGACATTCCTGCTCTGACTGTAGCAGCCAAGGCAATGTAATGCTTTGATTGGCCAGGTGGGGGTCTGGGTTGtgtggcctgggggaggggaggttactaaaataatattaggttgaaccatatgaaatagCCAGTTTTGTAGGTTAGAAATGGCAGAACATGGGCAATTTCATATGATTGACCCTAAACAGTCACCAGAAAAGTAGGATGGGAAAGCTTCTAGGCATATAAAAGCAATAGGAACCCCAATGCACCATGCAGAAGGATTTTTGAAGGAGAAGGTGGTATTAGCTGAGACATAAGGGATGAATGGGAACTGGCCAGGTGAAGACTTCACCGTGGCAGGAGAGTAGTAGGACATGTCCTAGGCACAGGGAACAGCGGATGCAGAGGCTGTCATGAGCGGGGACAAAGGGCTTTGCCTCTGTGCTCTGGAGATGGAGTGATCTGACTGAGCCAACCTGAGTCATACGTTCAACCAAATGAAGAAGTAGGAAAACAGAGTTATTCCCCAAAGGAAAATTGAGGAGCTTTACCAGGAGAAATGGATGCTGAACAGACCAAACCAAAATATATCCAGTTTAAGAATTTTTGTTAGGCCTTGGCATTTCCAAGAAGGGATTTGCAACTCTAATTCCAGCAGGCCTATTGAAGAGGGTCATATGCCAGAATTCAGATATCTCCTATATGATTCAAATGTTTACTAACAAATATGTGTTTGAtaatgtaagctctatgcccaacatggggcttgaactcacgaccccgagatcaagagttgcatgcatgctctaccaactgaaccagccaggcaccccatattatcaaatattaattgactaCCTTCTCTAGGTTCTATGCTGGGCATACAGAGATGGATTTGTGAGGATACATCTGGCTGCAAAAGACAGAAAACCCAATTAACATGACTTAAGACATttggttatctcatttaataagAAGTCTGGAGTTAGGAGGTTTGGGGGTTTGGTGCAACGGCTCATTGATATCACCAAGGACCCAATTTCCTACTCTTTAGTTCTACCTTCCTTAGAAGAATAGCTTCATACTCTAGGTTCGTTGCCTCTTGGTCACAAAATGGTCACCACAGCTCCAGAGCTCACATCCTCATACTAGTGAActaagcaggaaggaagggaacacATGGAAGAGTTTTTTTGcgtcagggaagaaaaaaaaattctaaaataataagaGTAACAGCAACAAACACATATGTGGGGCTTAACCTGTGCCAAAAACTGTTTTAAATTCCTTACATAAACTAATTAATTCAAGAAGCCCTTCAGTTGGATGGCTATCAAACTGCAAGGGAATCCCAAGAAGCAGGTGTCaggcaaaggggaaagaaattcATGCCATGGGCTGAGCAACTTACATCTTCCTTGTACCACTGATTGCTTTAGGCTTAGGCATGTGACTAAATTCTAGCCAATGAGACAAGCATGCACATCCAATAGGGAGTTTTTCTGGAaggttttctttgcctttattttatttatttttaaaaaatattttatttattggggcacctgggtggctcagtcggttaaacgtctgcctcctgctcaggtcatgatctcaagatcctgggatcgagccccacgtcgggctctctgctcagcggggagtctgcttctccttctccttctgctcctaccccccacccgtgatttctctctctttctctctcaatcaagtgcaggcaagcagggggaggggcagagggagagggagagagagaataccaagcagactccAAAGGGAGtaaggagcctgaagcagggctggatcccacaacccagagattgcaacctgagccaaagtcaagagtcggtggcttaaccgactgcaccacccaggcaccccagttttccttgcttttaaaaactGTGGAATATAAATGGATTTGTGGAGCAGGGAGATGGAATAGGAGCTTGCTCCGTCCACTCCAGGCATCGACCTGGTATTGCAGTACTTCCAGGAACAGTGCACCCCCTTGCGGGTAATACTAATggtgcaaaaggaaaaaaaataaaaaataaataaaaactgcgGAAGAAGGGGTGCtcaggtggttcagtcggttaagcatctgactcctgaattcagctcaggttgtaatcttgGGGGTCATGGGagcgagccccaagttgggctccccactcaggggggagtctgcttctctcctccctctgcccctccccccaactcatgctctctctctctctcaaaataaataaataaatctaaaaaaacaaaacaaaacaaaacctatagAAGGAGAGTTAGGGCCCCAGACACTATGGAGCAGAGGCAAGCTATCCACATTGAGCCTTGTCCAAATTCATGATCCACAGAATCTGTGAGCAGGataaaattgtcattttactCCATTAAGTTTGAGGTGGTTGGTTGTGACAGCTGGAGCTGTGGCTGCCATCTTGAGGCCATGAGGTAGCCAGAGTAAGAATCAGCCAACAGAGATGGACAGAATTTGGTTCCCAAAGACATTACTGAATAATGAATTAACCAGGCCTAGAACAGCCCTGCCAGCTGACTTTTTGTTATGCGTGATAATAAACTCGTTTTTACTTTCCCcatttgagttgggtttctgaTGCTCATTACAGGTTAAGGCATCTTTATTAGACCTCTATCTGTCCTAGGTACCCATGGAACAGAGAGATATCCAGTTCACATGGACAGGGATAGACAGAGAGACATATaaacatgtgtgtacatgcacacagaACAGCACACACATGGGCATGAACTTGCCGTTATGTATCTTCGGTCAGACCCAGTCTCAGGCAGACACTCACTTAAATCCATACACGCACACGGTCGCAGAAATCAAGCACACACAATATACACAACCAGTTACACATTTTACCTACACCTCTTAGACATCCACCCTCAGTCACAGACTCACAATCATACACATACCCAAGGATTCAGTTATCACAGAAGGTTCCAATTCCTTCCTGTTTATTTGCGCATATTgtataaaagtagaaaaacaagcATTACTTTTGGGTCTAGGTCAGTGCTAAAGCTTCATAAATAAGGGGCGAGAGGAAATAACTtaaggcagggctggggcttaGTGCATAAATAAGGTCTGGGGTCCCAGATGGGCTGGGGGTGGATCCAGGTCCTAGACACACAGGTCTCCACTGGCGACACATTCCAGGTCCTTTTTGAGGAGGCGGAAGAGGTTGAACAGGACAGAGGCCTCGAGGCAACCTTGAGACTCCTGTGAAAGGGAAACATGGTTGCCATTGCCCAGGCATCAGCCTCCTCCCTTACCCAGGGCCCGGGCATCCATCCCCGTCTCGAGTCACTCACCTTCTTTGAGGCCTCGTGGAGCCGGTGCAGCCAGTGGTGGAGGCGGCCTCGGGGCTGGGGGCCTGCTGTGGGCTGAGCCTCGACCTGTGGGCAGAGGAGGGTGGTGTGTGAGGCAGGGCCTGGGACGGAGAGGTGAGGTCCCCTAAGCCCAGAACCCACAGACGGggcccaggtgccccgagcacTCACACAGGCCTGGAGCTCGGAGCGGATGTGGCGCAGCGTGTGAAGGGGCTGGTCCAGGATGCCCCCCTGGGACCTGTCAGCCATGGTCTCCAGGACCTTCAGGGTCAAGGCCAGCTCAGCCTCCAAGGCTACAGGGCGCTCCCACACCTGAGGAGAGGTGAGAAAGAACAGGCAAGGTGGAAAGGTAAGGAAGCGTAGGCAAGAAGGCCCAGTTAAGTGGGGACAGGTCGGGAGtgcagggaaggagggcaggtgataTGCGACACAGGATGGGGACAGGTGATGGGtcaggtgggagggaggcaggagaagggaACGCGTGAGGAAGGATGCAGATGAAGGATACAGGTGAGGGGGAAACCTAAGGGAAGATACAGGTGAAAGAGTGAAGTGGGACAAGTGAAAGGTGGCTCGTGGGGGTCACAGAAGTTTGGAGAGACGGGATGGGGATGGGTGAACAGAGAGAGGTTAGGGAagcaggtggagaggggcagTTGGATGCACAGGCGATCAAGGTGAAGGAAGGAGACATGGACTCTGGGAAAGAGCACTGGAAGAAAGATGATGGGGGACACAAGGCAGAGTCAGTGGTGAGGAGAACAGATGATAGGGGAGGAAGGAATCAGCCCTGAGAGTAGACAGTGACAAACTGGCCAGGGCCAGGGGCTTGGGTGGGAGATAGACccgggagagagaaaaaaggagaaatgagaaggaaTTAGGTAAGAGTGATGAGGACAGGTGAAAGAGATAGGGACATGGGGACAGGCAGAGAGGTGATTGAAAGGGACCtaagggagggatggggtcagGGGAGCAGTTGAGGAAGGACGGGGGCCCAGGACAGGTGAGGAGAGACCAGACAGAGGGGAGGACAGGTGAGACAAAGGAGGTGAGGGGCCACTttaggagtgagggagaggggccAGGTGAGGGTAAGGGTAGCCTCACTTCCAACTCACCTGCAGCTGGTTCAGGTCCCGGTTTCTAGGGAAGAGGCGGGAGCCGCAACTCCAGTTTTTTAGTGAATTTTCCTAGAAAGTAAGAGCAGAGATTAGCCTACAGTAGGAGGGCCGGAGGCTAGCCCATAGCCGCAAGGTTGACCTCGCAGGAGGGCTTGAGTTTAATCCATAGCAGAAAGGACAGAGGTTAACCATGGCTGAAAAGCTAGAGGCTAGCCCATAGCAGGAGGATGGGAGGTTAGCCCACTATAGCCAGGCAGCAGTTGGGCCAAAGCAAGAGTAGAGGTTAATCCACAACAATGGGGACTCACCAAGGCATCCTTGGCCTTCTTGAAGGCCTCCAGCTCCCTTGGTGACAGAGATTTGAACCTGCCAATGTCACAGCGCTTCCAGGTTGTGGTGGGCTTGGACGTGGGGACAGGGCCAGCTCTGGCCAAGCTCAGCCCTGCAGTCACCAGCACCAGGACCCACATCGTGGCCATAGTCAAATCGCAACTGCTTCCCTGGCTGCATGGCTCCACTTTTTAGCCAGGCTAAATGAGCAATCCTGGCTGATGTGTGTAAAGTGAAAAGGCAAATGGAAATTGCGATTTTCACAATGACTTGAAAGGCGTGAGTGGGTGGAGCTAGGTGCGGAGTCAGGTGAGCTCACAGGTGTGGGTGGGGCCAGATGAGCCCAGAGCTCTgtcaagaaggaaagagaaactgaaattCGATCCCAGAACGAAGACTAAGGAGTCCCTGACCTGGTTCAGGAGTTCCTGGAATTTTGGGAATCCACTGATTGCGGCCAAGGAAGGTAGAGGGATAGGAAGCGGTCGCAGCAGGGCAGGGACTAGGGCAGGGTGTGTGCGGTGAGGCTGCTTGGATGCGAGAGAGGGAGCTTCCCCTGTCGGTTTAAGCGTGTTCTGGGAACTCATTTTATGCTCTGAACAATCCTGTGAGTTGTTACTTTTATGCTTGTCCCCATTTTACCAGCGAGAAAACTGAGccacaggaaggaaaaatgacTTGCTGAAGGTCCCACAGCTGGttaatggcagagctggggtttgaatgGAGTCTTATGTGCTTACCCCCTTGTAGAAGGGGGTAGAAGATGAGAACCTTTGGGAGTCACAGTCAGCCGGttctcctgtctctccctctaggTAGCATGAAAGGGTAGGGACCTCCTCATTCGCTGGGGCAAGAGAACTTACTGGGGACTGGAGGGGCTGCCTGAGGAGAAGGCAGTGAGGAG
Encoded proteins:
- the LOC110590308 gene encoding interferon lambda-1 isoform X1 translates to MATMWVLVLVTAGLSLARAGPVPTSKPTTTWKRCDIGRFKSLSPRELEAFKKAKDALENSLKNWSCGSRLFPRNRDLNQLQVWERPVALEAELALTLKVLETMADRSQGGILDQPLHTLRHIRSELQACVEAQPTAGPQPRGRLHHWLHRLHEASKKESQGCLEASVLFNLFRLLKKDLECVASGDLCV
- the LOC110590308 gene encoding interferon lambda-1 isoform X2, translating into MATMWVLVLVTAGLSLARAGPVPTSKPTTTWKRCDIGRFKSLSPRELEAFKKAKDALENSLKNWSCGSRLFPRNRDLNQLQVWERPVALEAELALTLKVLETMADRSQGGILDQPLHTLRHIRSELQACVSAQPTAGPQPRGRLHHWLHRLHEASKKESQGCLEASVLFNLFRLLKKDLECVASGDLCV